Below is a window of Drosophila nasuta strain 15112-1781.00 chromosome X, ASM2355853v1, whole genome shotgun sequence DNA.
GcaacttaattataaaattgagCGATTCGTCATGGGAATTAGCTTATCAAATGTCGCATGTCGCATTCCAAAAATTCCCCCTCCACTGCTCTTTCCCCTGTCTTCACTTCTGCTCTTGGTGTATGAATTATCTACTCTCTGAATTTGGCAACCGGAGAGTTCGATGCGATCGATTTTAGTGAGCAACGCCCATTTCTCAATTTGGTCATTTGGTTCGCGCGCCACAGATTTCCGCATTTCGACAGTTTCCAAATGCTTTACATACTCATATATCatccactcacacacacacagagacacacacttGCAGTTCGGTTATATCACCGTAAAGATACGTTTTATAGATTTCAAATCTACAACACATTTTATGTTGATTtaccaaattcaaattcattcaTAATTGTGTTGGCCAATCATTCAGCAACGTGAGAGACGAGACTCTTTTTCCCTCCTCTTTTTTCGACTGCTCCCATCTAAATCGAATGCCGCGCTGCctcattataattataattataatcataatcataaacATAATCATAGGTTGCCGCTGCCCTAGAGTTTGCTTTTGGCCATGGAGGTGCCAGAGTTGACACATTCACAAAAAACGCCATTAATTGCAGTTACTTTTTTGATgtaatgttttaattattaaacaattgaGCCTGACCCTCAAAACCCGAACGAACCCGTTTTAAACATACAACAAGATAATTTActataataatagttaaactctttttgccaaaaaaaaaacttaccaAGAAGGTTGTGCAAATcataatgaaatcaaatataatttgctgCACATCAAAAGCTCAGTTGtttccaaatttattatttatttatgaatttaaaatgtttagatataattaaaataaatactaactCTATTACTAAAGCACTGGCTATAAAGGCCTTCAGCTTGGCTCCcaataatatattcataatgCAGTCTATAAAGATGGAtgataacatatttttatgtttgcccATTTAGTGCATTTACCTTTTTCGCTTGGCAGTGTATAAAACTGGTATTTGGCAAACTATCAGCTTAAGCAGCGGGCTTATCAAATTGATATTaatctgtttttctttttatcatCTTCAGTTCGAGTTCGACACGTGAAGCTTTAAAATATCCGGCAGGTGCATAAGCgggagacagagacagagaggaaGATGGAGAGTGACAGCGAGGTGTGCCCCCGGGATGATTACAAAATGATCAGCTAATTGGTTTGCGTGGCGATGACCCATTAGACGCTCCGCTGAGTTTTCTATGCTCTGCCATTGCATTGGGGTCTTGTTAATGCGGGACAACATTTGTGGAGCTTAATATTCactttaaataacatttactCTGCGATTGttacattattttaatgatagtaaacatatataattataacacTAAAGAATTGAACATgatgtatttaataaaaataaaacgacgCTTTAACAATGCGAAAGCACAAAAGCAAAGACTTATGAGAACACGAAAAggataatattatatgttagCAAAGGTAAGTAATTAAAAAGGATGCGCGACATCCTTAAAAAGGTAAGTTAGTAAGTAAcatattttcgttttgtaaCCATAAATCTGCTAACTTTGTAATCACGGTAACTAGTAcaatcgattggcattcaacgATTTCATAGACAAAATTCCAGCATATCAGAAAATCCACCGTTTCTCAGTCAATGAACGTCAAAAAATGTCAAATCAGCAAGTAAAATACCAGGCAAACAGAAATTAAAAGTAAGCAAACTCTTGCTTATTTTGTTactcaattaaattttgaatttgcgCCATCGGCCTAAAGGCTACAAAGTACAGAGATAGCAGAAGATTTACCAGGCGAGCAGCGATTAGCAGCAAGCAGACGTACAACTGAGtgcaccctcaaagtatgccacaaaaatgtaatattttctaCAGCGTGCCGATTtcaaaattcgaaattcaaCCATCCCACAAAAACATCcgctaaaatttaaaaatattttttttgtttattattatattgatttgtttagattatattttattaaaatgtttaaggaTCTTGCAAGGACTTACCTTTTTGTAATCAGGATAACTACATAGTTCTGTCGATTGCTATCCAAGAATTTTCAtgagaattttaaaaaatttaccTGAATTTACCTTAATTGTACCTTAACCATTTAAAGGACGATCGTGATATCCTTTGGCACAAGGATAGCTCTTGCGAATGGAAACCTATTGATATATTGTGAAAAGGACGAAAGTCCTTTTACGACTCGAGATAAGattacatttttgatttgcggatATATCGGTAAAATCTTCTCTGATTCTTGTGGGTTCTGTGTCAAATGAAGTCCATTGATTAGAGCTATCCTagtgccaaaggacattgaAATCGTCCTGCTGATTCCCGAGTTATCctgcaatttataattttcgcATTACAAGTGTTTTGATGCCAATCGATGGAGTTCGTCATTGCGATCTTAACAATATATGTCCTTTACAAATCGGACAGGaaatggccgagatatagccTGTTTTAGAAAAATGGCCCTAGTtgcaccctcaaagtatgctacaaaaaatatttttttctattggCTTTAGCGcgccaatttgaaatttacgATTAAGAACTAACCGACAGAAACTTAAATCCATTGAagtttaatacaaattcaCCACGTGGACGTTGTTCGTCACTTCATGTTGCCAACAACTTGTTGGTCGCTTGTATCTGCTGTGAACGGCTAAAAGTTGCCAGCTCAGCAAGtaaaataccaggcgaacagaaatCAACAGCAAGCAAACGCTTGCTTATTTTGTTACGCCATCTATTGCCCGATGCtggaattaaattttgtattagcGCCATCTATCTTCCCATCTTGCTACTGAAATTTGAAACGGAgcaccctcaaagtatgctacacgAAAGtgagtatttttgcagtaaaCTGTGCGCgctaatttcaaatttgaaagtTTGTTAGCTATATCTCTGTCAAATCGAGGAGGATTTTGCCGGGACCTACCTTTTTGTAATCAGGAAAGCTAGCTCTATCGATTGAAATTCCATTTGATTAACGAAAAATATTGatcataaaaaacaaagatCTTTGAAAATAGTTCGCATTTATTgatcatttaaaatgtttgcttaaaATAGATTCGTAATGCACTAATTTTTtagtttacaaaaaaaaatacttttgaacacacacacatatgcgcacacacagacataagTTGCTCACACACGatcaaatatgaaatagattcaacaaatatatgtactatatttCATCAACTGTATCGATAACATGCAAAAAATATGCTCCAAATAGCAAATTGACCAAGTTTTGATAATTTTGGTTTAAAGTAAGTTTCGTTCCGCATCAAAAATACCTATATGATCGAAATACCTTATAGCTAGcatatgttaaatataaatagatgTATGTAAGTTCCTTTCGCATTTCTTTAAGCCACAGCCCAATTGTTTTCCGCTTTCTTCTAGAATACATCTCGATTAACCTCAGCATATAATAccttttgattttcttttcctttttttgttttgcttgaatatttgttgtgtgtgttgcaaaagcaattaagttatacacacacacatacgcacacacacacagatagtaTAGGTGTACGGATAGAGATTGTGAAACTTTGAATTGGGAACTTTAAGAATTCATTTGGTTGACCTTCTGTTGATAGATTTGGGGAGAAGAACACACAAGTTAAGGGGAGCGGTGTGTAAGTGTAAGTGCATTGAGTGTGTATgtggtgagtgtgtgtgtgttgtatgacTGTGTGGCATTTATCTACTAACAGTTAGTTAACTAGAGATTACAGCTTATATCGTAAGTTCAATTGGCCTGTTTTTCTTTAGGTTAAGTTTAGCTTAAGCTTAAGATTAACGTTCTTCCACGTTCTGCGCGAATCTTCATCGCTCTTTCAATTCCCtttctttagttttgtttttggtttttgttgaaAACACAGCACGACATTTAACAATGATTTAAGTACACTTTCAGTTTCTCAATGGTTCTGTTTTAGTTTGCAACTTAAGCTAGGCACAATCACGCACAAGCATGCACACAAAGACAAAGAGGGAAATagataaagagagagggagaaagagggagagtaTGATGAACAGAGGtagggagggagagagagagagcgagtgggCGCCACTTAAATGCAGCCCAACAAGCACACAATTATCGTGCATACTATCGCTAAAACTATCGCTCAATAATCTTTAAGTGTACATCTAAAATTCGCAAATTCACAATAAGAAATTATTTCTAGACTATTGCTGCATATTGTTACGATTATAATACGCTACtttgattaaatttgattttctttttggtatatttgagaCTACAACCAGAGAAAACAACCATGTAATACCCAATCTTAAACgagcaataacaaaaaaaaaaaaaaattgtcaaactatgaaaacttaaaaaataaatcacattAATCACATGCAAATACATGAAATACTTTTAGTTAATGCTACAAAACTGAAGACTAAGACAACcgactaactaactaactgacTAAAAATCTTATAGAGGTGGGCAGTGGGggtgggggcgtggcaggaGGCGGTGGTAAGAGTGTGGAAATACGCAGCGCATTGCATAACGCATCGAAATGAGAGTCGGAATAAAGAATACGgattcacattcacacacacacacgcacacttaaACACTTAGTATAAGTACTAAAGTAGTTGGTAAAGCTaatacatttgttgttgttattgtttgtttgttgttctaacTTAAAATCGTTAcaagtttgctttgcttttactttGCTTACTATGATTTTTGGTGTTTCCTTTGTGAAGTTATCGTAGTTATCGATTCGCCTACAGATTAATCGTATCCAAATCCTGACAGGGTGCTCGAGGACTCATGTCATCGGTGCCGGCATCGCTGCTGCGTCGTGTATCCCCGCTGCCACGCCCATCGCCCCGAATGTCCGCCATGGACGAGTGAATTTGTTGCTGATTGTTTTGATTGTGTCGCAGgttcgtgttgttgttattattattgttgatgttgttgcccTGACTGTGATTGTGACTGTTattgtgatgatgatgcggatgcggatgatgatggtgattcGGACCGCCGCCAGGTGGCGCCTGCTTGCCATCAGCCGAGCCAATGTTGTTGTGCAGTGCCTGCGTCTTCTTGGTGCCCAAACCGAGCGGAAACGCAAAGTCCTGCGGCAGCTTGTGCATTATCTTGCCCGACGTGATCAGCCGGCCAAAGCCCTCCTGCAAATAGACAGAAAGAGAGGTGtgagtaaataattaaaagagagagagagagagagagagagatcgcTCACCTGATGGGCAAAGGCGTAGCCAGAACGAACGGAACGACGACCGCGACGCGATGAAGGCGTGCGACGCACATCGCTTGAGACCCGCGAATGCATCTTCTTCAGCGACTTTTGACGGATCTGCCAAGCGAGAAAGAATTGATCAGTAACTTAGTATAGGTACTAAAGTAGttggtaataataataattttttcatcaaatataaagaataatttaagttaaaagAATGAAATTATGTAGATTGAAAATATAAGTTTAAAGGAAATTCAAGTGCACGAagcaaaacagagagagaagagcAGAAACAGTTGGATAAAacgataataaataaaacaaggaAGGAAGAAAAAGTAAAGATGTCAAATAAAAgcactaaaaaaaatatatgtcaCTAAAGATCAAACTATGATAACgtttaaaaagaaatgtacTTTAGAGATAAGAAAAGACggaaagaaaaataagaatgcaaaaataaaaatcataaaaagaaTATAGTAATAATCAAGCGATGACAAAATTCACTAACAGTACTCTAAAGATGGAGAGCAAAATAAAATCCATAAGTAGAACAATACTTAAAATGaagaaagaaattataaatgaaatataaatatgcgAAATGAAACGATTTAAGGATAAACAAGAAAGCTTAACATAAGGTCGAAAGGTCAAGTAAAGTTTATCTTAcaaatgacaaaataaataataaataaaaataataatgcataaatcttaaaaaagggaaaataaaTGATTCAACGACAAACAAGcttaaataagaaaactacaataagaaataaaacataaaaatgcaaaatcgtAAAGTAAAGCAAAGTCTGAGCTTAACACCAAAAAAAGGACAAGCGCTCACCTTGTCAGACAAGCTGGGATGCACGTCTAACAGATAGAACTTGTAGGCAAGCACGGGCGCCATCAGCATGACGACAGTGATCAGCATCGTCACCCAGAAGGAGACATCCTTGATGGCCTGCGTGAGGGAGCCAACGTACGGTCCACCGATGACATAGTTGTAGAAATAATCAAGCACAAAGTACCAGATGAGACTGCCCCAAATGGTCACATGATTCACAATCGTCCAGTACGAAGTGTATAAAGCAATCTGCAATGAAAACAGGTTATCAACAAATATGTAAAAGAAGTAGAAACGCTACGAAAAACTTACCTGAGCTGTGTTGTCGACAATGAGAATGGTGGCAACAACGGCCCCAAGTGTCATGTGATCTGAGAGTATGTAGCCATTGTGGGAAACGCCATCCTTATAGACGCCATACGGTATAAGAAACAGAATGAGCGATGTGAAGGCGCCATGGAGTACGCTGTAGATGAACTCGCGTATGTTGAACAGTTCGCTCTTGAGGCCCGGCGTATACAGACGCGGATACTCAACGCTGTTCTTGTCCGACACGTCCTGCTCGAAGACGCCCAGCGCCAACACCGGCAGCGATGTGTAGAACAGATTATACACCGATATGAACATCGGATCGAAAACGGTCTGAAAATACATATTCAAATTAGAATATACATCGCTTAAGCAGGCCATCCACGATAGAATTTGTTCGAAAACAAGTTATCGAATTTGAATTCATTGGTTCGAAAACATTTTGACTTGAACACAACGAAGAtagaattatttatattctctTCGAACACAACATCGAACATGGAATGTCGAACCGAACACTACCATTAACGACGAACATTTCGTTAGAACACAACATGTTTTCGCATAAATTCTATCGTGGTTGGCACGCTTTACTCATCACTTTGAATACTCACCTGCGCACTGAAGCCACAGAAGAGCGAATACCAACAGTGGCAGAGCGTAAATGCAAAGTTCTTGTAGAAAAAGTAGCGCAGAAATTTGCACATGCGATAATACGACCAGCGACCGTGGACCAGCAGCAAACGCTCCAGATAACAAAACTGTGCGATCGCATAGTCACTCGATAATACCGCCTGCAGACCCTCCTGACCTGAGATGCCCACGCCAATGTGAGCAGCTGGGAtggagaaaaaaaatagaatatgaataatacaatttcaaattcaaatgtccgcttatttttatttagtttagttagGAAAATTCATAAACtgaataaattaataagttaTTGCATCATTTTTATCTAGATGCATTTCTTAACTCGatgtttttccttttctaacatctgttttattttttgaatctTCTATTCGATGTCTGAACTTAGCTTGCTCTACATTTAATTGCTCTTGCTATCGAATAACTCCTtacttaaacaatttgttaagTTCCCTTTTCTATCATCTCTAATTAATCATAGTTTTTTCTCATCGCTAAGCTTAACTTGCtttacatttcacatttgttcAATCTCTCAATCTTCAGTTTCTTTTTGATAAGatcatttttctttcatctCTATGCTTAGTTTGTCTCACATTTCTTCGATCATGAAATGGCTTCGTTCTAAATCAATTAATCACAGCTTATTCCTATCTTAAAGCTTAGCTTAATATTTTACACTTTTCCAATCTCTCAATCTCCTTCTTGCTTTAAATTTTGCGTTTCTTCAAACACTTAATCTCCTACATTATATAAATCGAATCTTAACTACCCTTTATATGCCATCTCGAAAAAATCACAGGTTTTCTCTCATCTCTAAGCTCAACACGACAAGTGTGCTCACCTTTGATCATGGAGACATCGTTGGCGCCATCGCCTATGGCCAGGGTGACGGCATTTTTGGCACGCTTGATAAGTTCGACGACCAGCGCCTTCTGCAGCGGCGTCACGCGACAACAGATCACCGCCTTGCACTGCGAGGCAATGTCCAAGAATCTGTGAAGTGAAATATACATTAGTATTAGGATATGTCGATGTTCATCGCTATGCAACGTATACGCACTTGCTTTCCAACTCCGGTGAGAGGCAGTGGACGAGCGAGTGTCCATTCACGACGAGTGCAAAGCCCGTCGTCTCGTCAACAACAATTGAGGGCGCGGTTCGACGGCCGTCGTCGCTTTTCTCAGCATCTCCAAAGAGATCATTGCACTCGGCGCtaaacaattgaattgatggtgagagagagagaacgagagagagagagactttaatacatatgtaccaAATGTAGTAGAAAGTGTGTGATGAGTGTTAAAGAGAGGaacacaaaatgtaaaatgaatttgttagATGGATTACgaaacaacattcaaaatagatGACACAGAAAGATAGAAGCAGAGAGAGATAGGAAAGAGGAAGTTAGACAACAGAGCATGCTTTTGTTAGGTTATGTTATAaatcaagagagagagagagagtctgTGCTACGCTCTGCAGAGAGCAAAGCATTAGTATAAGCGTTCTACGGgatacgatacgatacgataGATGATACGAGCGTAATAAACGAAAGCCACGaacgacaaaaacaacattaagaatataaacgagcatttttttggttgttgtgtGAATTTGGTTTGTTGTTCTGTTTTTGCACttgagtttagtttagttttgcattgagaatagaataaattaaatgattgattgactTGGACAATGCACGACGATTGGATTTGAATTGTGTTAcgcatattaatttcaatgaGAATacgaacgaaacgaaacgaaacgaaataaacgatattgaaattgtttgtatCGAGTTTTGTTGTAGGATAATTATTGTGATATTTTACTTGACGGGCGGAACAAGTACCAATAGAGGGTAACACATCCTTGGCTATACACTAAAAGATTGTCATTATTCAAAGTTCTTTTCTCGCTAAGCACATCTAAAGTTATTACGAATATAAAAGTCTATGAAATCATAAAAAGTTCTAGTTCACTTTTTTCCGATTCGATGTTATGGTCAACACATTGAATTAGATACTATATAGAtcaattacaaacaaaaaatcgtatagaaatcaacaaaaaaaaggtattacatagagagatagatagatagagagagagagagagatagagagggagTTAGCAGAAAATACAGGGTGACTTTCTAGCTGCgctaatttcttttttttcaagtgTCATTTCTGGTTTAGCTTCACTGCATCTAGAATCGtagttatttaaattgattttgatatttcatttcattgcgGAAGTGCCCTCTACCTGTCCGGTCCGCCCTTATTATCCTTAATTTTGGCATCCCACCTAAAGGTAACCACCGAAATAGCCGGTGGCGGCTGTGGGATGGGCGATCCATTCGTGTCCTGCATGAACGCCGATGTCTGTGTCATCGTCACGTTCATGGGGTCCATGCTGCTCTCGCTGTGCAGCTGATTCATCGCCTCGGTGCCTGCAAGAAAGCAATAAATCCATTATTGATTGATCGATCATTCAAGTTGTTCGCTTGATAATCTACCGCCAGGTCGAAAACGATCAAATATCTTGATAGACTCCTTAAATTGCCGCAACTGCTTCTCGACCTCCTCCACAGAGCTGCCGTCCACGATGAAGACGTCGACGAGTTCATCGGTCAGCAGCTGACACGAGTACCCAATGTTGATGGCAGTTTCTACGTAaggaaaaatacatttaaattccCAATTCACAATAACGATAGAACAACTCTAGGTAACTTACCCTGCTTATCGCCAGTCAGCACCCAGATCTTAATGCCAGCATTCTGCAGATTGGCTATCGATTTGGGTACACCATCCTGCAGTTTATCCTCAATGGCTGTCACGCCCACCAGCTGCATATCGCTTTCGATCTCCTCGTACATCGCGTTCAGCTTCTGTTCACGCGAGTCCATCGAGAGAGCCGCCTCCGTCTGGCGCACGCGCCAATCGTTGTAGTACTCCTCGGTCAGGCGTCGCTCGGCTAGCACCAGAGTGCGCAGACCTTCGCCAGCGAATTTCTGCAAAGAAGGAAAACGATACTTGTTACGATATTACGATTtaagaaatatgcaaatgtaaatAGCAACAATTTTGATTAAAGTCAAAGCTAGACTCAGTATTTCTAATTCAACAAACTCAAATCaactgcaaaaacaaataaataataaataaatagtttgaGTATGTATTTGACGATACTGTAATCAAAATGAACTTTAAAGAAGATGTAGTAGAACTAATTAccaatatattaaatttctaaagATACTATTAGTTTATTgcatatattctatattttacTTATGAAAATagcatattataaaaatactaatggATGCTTCTACACTGAAGCTGTATTTAACGATATTCAAAAGTAGAATATAGCCTACTTATAAATATCGTATAATACAGCTTCAGTAAAGAAgaattcattcatattttctactttttaCGAGCATAAAATATAGCGTATGCTATATGCATAAGTCGCCAGTTCTATAGAAAAGTTATTCTTATGCCTTAcgttatttaatttgctaaGTTTCAAATGCCTCACAAATCATcagaaattaaaaagcatATGTACATTTACGTTATTCAATTTACGATATAATTAGACATTGCAGAAAATAATTCGATTACAAATAGTTGTAAGCAAACCTTCTACATAAAGTGAGCAATTTATGATAAAATTAGAAATTGCAGTAAATAGTTTGAAGAGAAAATGTTGGAAGCAAAGCTTCGACATAAAATGAACAATTTACGAAATAAttagaaattgcaaaaaataatttgattacaaATAGTTGTAAGCAAAGAACAAGAAGTGAACAATTTATGATATAATTAGAATTTGCAGTAAATAGTTTGAAGTGAAcaattttcgaaatattttgaatttgcagTAAATAGTTTGAAGAGAAATAGTTGGAATGAAATCAACAACACAAAGTGAACAATTTACGATATTCGTGACTTACATTCAAGTGATCCTGAGTGCGCGCCTTAAGATCCTCTTGCCCGCCATGCAGACGATCGTATATCACATTGTCAGCCCCCTTGCAGTAGAGCACCACAGAGTTGCCGCGTCGTAGAATGACCGACATGCGTTTGCGCACATTGTTAAAATCCAGAATGTGCAGTAGTTCGTATTCCTGCAGAGAttgcaaaagaaaattcaCATTATTATCTGACGAAATATAAGTAAAATCTACCGCTTACCTCTAGGCGACCCATCACTTCGATGGTAATACTGTTTGGTGTGCGTGTGCGAAACACAAAGCCAAAGTTACGGGCTGCCGACACGAGGGCAGCCTCGTCGGGACTCTGCGCCTGATACTCGAGTCGGCCGTCGACAGTTTCCGCCATCACCGTGTGACAAAGTGCGAGCAAGCGAAAGAAATTGTGGGCATGCTCCTCATCCGAACGCACGGCATCCAACAGCGTTCGATCGTACCAACGGAAGTCTGTCTCGTGATGCGGATTCGCTGAGAAGTCAATGGGTTCGACGATCTATAGGAACACAAGAAATTAGTTACGATTAATTCGACTGCAGCGGATGttgttgaatatattttgtgtatatgATGAATGCTTGAGAgagatttgttttgttttgtagtttAGATATTCAGGCATAGCTTAGCGTTAATTTCAGCATTAGTTATGGAAAGAAGCAGAGGCGAAGGCAAAGGCAGAGGCAATACATTTTTAGTTACGATATACGGTCAATGGCTTACGATACTCGCGAAGATTCcaagcaatatttaaaaactgtGTTACCATATTCTTGCCAACTTACGATATCCAATCAAAAGCAATACAGATTTAGTACGATAGTCGAGAAAATTGTACAATAATTGCTTAGCGAAGCTTAGatgatattaaatattgaataattatGTTACCACATTCTCTACGATAATGAATAGTAATCAATAATCGCTCAATGACTTACGATACTCGAAAAGCGatgcttttaattattcaCAAATTAGTTACCATATCCTTCAGATGCCTAGTTAcgataaacaattaaaagcaaGCAATACCTAGTAACGATATATGTTCAATGGCTTGCGATAGTTGAAAAGATTTTAGAGTTAAAGCGAagcgaaatataaattatatgaaatatgataAATTACTTGTGCCTACGATAttcagtaaaaaaaaacattttgaataggTCTAACGATTATGTTTGTAGGTTAATaagataatattgaaaaagaaaacttaatacatattattaaagCACACTCTTAAGCTTAAGGTTAGATTATAGATTATATATCGTAAGTGTATATTGTGGGAAATGAGTGAAAAATAAGCTACGCATGACTCAAGAGCAGCTACTTTTTTATGGAAAGCTGCTAATTTATTgacacccaaacacacacacacacaacactaaTTCAAACAGTCATATGAGAGAACAGTAATGCAGGGGAGGGAGCACATAAATAGCCATTACGATATTGAAGCGCATAAATTATTGAATGCTTCTAAAAAGAACGAATGTGTCATTATATCCATATCAATTTTCATGGATATTTCAATGTTTTCCAAATACGATGTACAACAATTTAATGCTACAATAAACATTTAcgataaacaaaattgtaatataaaatCCAATTAGCAATATGACAAATAGGTTAAATATGTTTGACAATAAGTTAGAAACAAATACGAATATCGTAAACGATATAGACATATGCAAGTTTACGATATttgagaaatttatttatttagtgaaCCAGGCGTTTGATGAATATCGTAAACAATACAGATCGGTTTAACGCTATTTTAACTTAAGTCACACATAGTTTAACACTCGTTTGACGctcaaacaacaaattaacaaaGTAACGAATTTACGATATTGGGAGATCAGGAGTTTTGTGAAGTTGAAACAACATGCATACGTGCACTTTTTGGTGTGACGAACTCCAATTTGTGGCAAAGCGGTGTGTGCTGAGATAACGTTGCTGTGCGGTGctgttgcggttgctgttgcaagttgctgctgctgctgttgttgttgacaatctgctgttgctgttgtggcatcGAAAGGGCGCACAACAACCGCTATctattgctgtggctgtggctgagGATGAGCATGAAGCATGGAATTGACGCAGCTTGCGATTAGTTTGATGCGTTTGTTCGTGCTCGTGttcgtgttgctgttgttcgaGTTGTTGTTCGATTTGGTCTGGTTGTTCGAATTGTTCGAGTTGCTCTAGTTGCTGATCATGCAAGATTATTACTTtgtcgcc
It encodes the following:
- the LOC132795465 gene encoding phospholipid-transporting ATPase ID isoform X5, with the protein product MGTKTQPQLAKDNERRIRANDKDFNSQFKYHNNYIKTSKYSLLTFLPFNLLEQFQRLANFYFLCLLVLQLIPAISSLTPVTTAIPLIGVLTLTAVKDAYDDIQRHLSDSQVNNRKSKTLRNGKLIEAKWSEVQVGDVIRLDNNQFVAADILLLTTSEPNGLCFIETAELDGETNLKAKQCLMETTELGDQHDLLWNFNGEIICERPNNLLNKFEGTLIWKNQRFALDNDKILLRGCVLRNTQWCYGLVVFAGVDTKLMQNSGKTQFKSTGVDRLLNFIIIGIVLFLVSICALFAIGCAVWEGLIGQHFQLYLPWEHIIPQEMVASGATVIGLLVFFSYAIVLNTVVPISLYVSVEVIRFVQSFLINWDEEMYYARTHTYAKARTTTLNEELGQIQYIFSDKTGTLTQNIMTFNKCSINGRTYGDVIDLRTGELIDINDQQAIFQTSSSSNCASSNSNNNSSSAGSSSKPVAVVTPTPPTILVHAAEVHGRRKSAVLVTTAGGTQLASNATQLQGRIAAAEQLLQTVENPLATATATQQQQQRKQVHYLSPSRSNSNEDELDDPGGATTTASNSGGRSSRGSGGSLGACFTRGSGARMRRQLSSLSNCSSSGDKVIILHDQQLEQLEQFEQPDQIEQQLEQQQHEHEHEQTHQTNRKLRQFHASCSSSATATAIDSGCCAPFRCHNSNSRLSTTTAAAATCNSNRNSTAQQRYLSTHRFATNWSSSHQKVHIVEPIDFSANPHHETDFRWYDRTLLDAVRSDEEHAHNFFRLLALCHTVMAETVDGRLEYQAQSPDEAALVSAARNFGFVFRTRTPNSITIEVMGRLEEYELLHILDFNNVRKRMSVILRRGNSVVLYCKGADNVIYDRLHGGQEDLKARTQDHLNKFAGEGLRTLVLAERRLTEEYYNDWRVRQTEAALSMDSREQKLNAMYEEIESDMQLVGVTAIEDKLQDGVPKSIANLQNAGIKIWVLTGDKQETAINIGYSCQLLTDELVDVFIVDGSSVEEVEKQLRQFKESIKIFDRFRPGGTEAMNQLHSESSMDPMNVTMTQTSAFMQDTNGSPIPQPPPAISVVTFRWDAKIKDNKGGPDSAECNDLFGDAEKSDDGRRTAPSIVVDETTGFALVVNGHSLVHCLSPELESKFLDIASQCKAVICCRVTPLQKALVVELIKRAKNAVTLAIGDGANDVSMIKAAHIGVGISGQEGLQAVLSSDYAIAQFCYLERLLLVHGRWSYYRMCKFLRYFFYKNFAFTLCHCWYSLFCGFSAQTVFDPMFISVYNLFYTSLPVLALGVFEQDVSDKNSVEYPRLYTPGLKSELFNIREFIYSVLHGAFTSLILFLIPYGVYKDGVSHNGYILSDHMTLGAVVATILIVDNTAQIALYTSYWTIVNHVTIWGSLIWYFVLDYFYNYVIGGPYVGSLTQAIKDVSFWVTMLITVVMLMAPVLAYKFYLLDVHPSLSDKIRQKSLKKMHSRVSSDVRRTPSSRRGRRSVRSGYAFAHQEGFGRLITSGKIMHKLPQDFAFPLGLGTKKTQALHNNIGSADGKQAPPGGGPNHHHHPHPHHHHNNSHNHSQGNNINNNNNNNTNLRHNQNNQQQIHSSMADIRGDGRGSGDTRRSSDAGTDDMSPRAPCQDLDTINL